One region of Gossypium raimondii isolate GPD5lz chromosome 6, ASM2569854v1, whole genome shotgun sequence genomic DNA includes:
- the LOC128041682 gene encoding protein MAINTENANCE OF MERISTEMS-like, protein MAGFRDVVLIRRFDLRADSISALVKRWCMETHTFIMPCGECTITLEDVAMQLGLRVDGVVVTGRSNVLEPSVLCHRLLGWSPNDGERNFICLTLKWLRANFKELSSTATEYEVMCAARAYIMQLIGGWATSPGIGASQTLIIYRQMIEAYAREKFLWMSYSAMNIATIIPQ, encoded by the exons ATGGCGGGATTTAGGGACGTCGTATTGATCCGGAGGTTTGACCTGAGGGCGGACTCAATATCTGCCTTGGTTAAGCGATGGTGTATGGAGACCCACACTTTCATTATGCCGTGCGGGGAGTGCACTATCACATTGGAAGACGTCGCTATGCAACTTGGGTTACGAGTGGACGGTGTTGTGGTCACGGGTCGAAGCAATGTGTTGGAACCTTCAGTACTATGCCACAGATTGCTTGGATGGTCCCCTAATGATGGGGAACGGAATTTCATATGCTTGACATTAAAATGGTTGAGAGCAAATTTTAAGGAGTTATCGAGCACTGCCACTGAGTACGAGGTGATGTGTGCTGCGCGAGCCTATATTATGCAGTTGATCGGGGG ATGGGCCACTTCTCCGGGAATTGGTGCGAGCCAAACATTAATCATTTACCGCCAAATGATAGAGGCATATGCCAGAGagaaa TTCTTGTGGATGTCGTATTCTGCAATGAACATTGCAACCATTATTCCTCAATGA